One Cucurbita pepo mitochondrion, complete genome DNA segment encodes these proteins:
- the sdh3 gene encoding succinate dehydrogenase subunit 3 — protein sequence MNILRPLSPHLPIYKPQLTSTFSIFHRISGAFLATLVLFFYLLCLKMGLICFTHESFYRFFFYSSKLILISVEITALALSYHLYKGVRHLLTDFVSFRKRERKTN from the coding sequence ATGAATATCCTTCGCCCGTTATCTCCTCATCTTCCTATTTATAAGCCACAGCTCACTTCGACGTTTCCAATTTCCCATAGAATCTCCGGGGCTTTCCTAGCCACTCTCGTTTTGTTTTTTTATCTTCTTTGTCTGAAAATGGGTTTGATTTGCTTCACCCATGAGAGTTTCTACAGATTCCTCTTTTATTCATCAAAGCTCATCCTAATCTCCGTCGAGATTACTGCCTTAGCCCTGTCCTATCATCTGTATAAGGGGGTTCGTCATTTATTGACGGATTTTGTTTCGTTTCGGAAGAGAGAGAGAAAGACAAATTGA